A part of Terriglobales bacterium genomic DNA contains:
- a CDS encoding aminotransferase class I/II-fold pyridoxal phosphate-dependent enzyme gives MKSRSKTRLGDATHCIHAGEERHGSNRGLATEIELASVFVVPGVEELRRYAEGKSSAYLYTRYANPTTRAAEAKLAALEDGEDCVVTASGMAAAMVAVLACCRSGDEIVSMLDIYGGTLKLFQNLLPRLGVRTRFVPFHQLDRVEKYFSRRTRMLFLESPTNPTLRCPELERLSAIGRRRGACVLVDNTFATPILQKPLALGADLVLHSATKYLGGHSDVTAGALVGPRKWIAPARQMMVQSGGCLDPAASYLLIRGLKTLEVRVERACRNAARIAEVLSGHPKVTRVLYPGLPGNQGHAAARRQMRDFGMMVSFEIRGDGRAAERFLDRLRLWYLATSLGGVESTVSYPVLSSHVGLAKKTLKLLDVSAATVRLSVGIEDADDLIADLDQALDAA, from the coding sequence ATGAAGAGCAGGAGCAAGACCCGCCTGGGCGACGCCACCCACTGTATCCACGCGGGCGAGGAGCGCCACGGCAGCAACCGCGGCCTGGCCACGGAGATCGAACTGGCCTCCGTCTTCGTGGTGCCGGGCGTGGAAGAACTACGCCGCTATGCGGAGGGCAAGTCCAGCGCCTACCTCTACACCCGCTACGCCAATCCCACCACCCGGGCGGCGGAGGCGAAGCTGGCCGCCCTGGAAGACGGGGAAGACTGCGTGGTCACCGCCAGCGGCATGGCGGCGGCCATGGTGGCGGTGCTGGCCTGCTGCCGGAGCGGCGACGAGATCGTCTCCATGCTCGACATCTACGGCGGCACGCTCAAGCTTTTCCAGAACCTGCTGCCGCGGCTGGGCGTGCGCACCCGCTTCGTCCCCTTCCACCAACTCGACCGTGTCGAGAAGTACTTCAGCCGGCGCACGCGGATGCTCTTCCTGGAGTCGCCCACCAACCCCACGCTGCGCTGCCCCGAGCTGGAGCGCCTGTCCGCCATCGGCCGCCGCCGCGGGGCCTGCGTGCTGGTGGACAACACCTTCGCCACGCCCATCCTGCAGAAGCCGCTCGCCCTGGGCGCCGACCTGGTGCTGCACTCCGCCACCAAGTATCTGGGCGGGCACAGCGACGTCACCGCCGGGGCGCTGGTGGGTCCGCGGAAATGGATCGCTCCGGCGCGGCAGATGATGGTGCAGTCGGGCGGCTGCCTGGACCCGGCCGCTTCCTACCTCCTGATCCGCGGGCTGAAGACGCTGGAGGTCCGCGTGGAGCGCGCCTGCCGCAACGCCGCCCGCATCGCCGAGGTTCTCTCCGGCCATCCCAAGGTGACGCGCGTGCTCTATCCCGGCCTGCCCGGCAACCAGGGCCACGCCGCGGCCCGCCGCCAGATGCGCGACTTCGGCATGATGGTCTCGTTCGAGATCCGGGGCGACGGCCGCGCCGCCGAACGCTTCCTCGACCGCCTGCGTCTGTGGTATCTGGCCACCAGCCTGGGCGGCGTGGAGTCCACCGTCTCGTATCCCGTGCTCTCCTCGCACGTGGGCCTGGCCAAGAAGACGCTGAAGCTGCTGGACGTGAGCGCAGCCACGGTGCGCCTCTCGGTGGGCATCGAGGACGCCGACGACCTCATCGCTGACCTCGATCAGGCGCTCGATGCTGCCTGA